The Numida meleagris isolate 19003 breed g44 Domestic line chromosome 12, NumMel1.0, whole genome shotgun sequence genome includes a window with the following:
- the PDLIM7 gene encoding PDZ and LIM domain protein 7 isoform X5 translates to MGEMESYKVMLNGPAPWGFRLQGGKDFSMPLSISRLTPGGKAAQAGVGVGDWVLYIDGESTSAMTHIEAQNRIRACGDRLCLTLSRAQNHLGKPQKDSLPCSEPPKYNFAPSTALNKTARPFGASSPPNPRPGLVTKPVTYVPLAPACTPQHNGKPQEHPSSPKYDPSKLHLIEDSEDWQPRNTSTQSRSFLKLAQLTGTDSFEDREDELVRKPRGPRVSFWGTEEEWQSMHPPGTPACDPGKLRLMEDAEDWQPRTGTSQSRSFRKLARLTGTDGLEDHEDELVKKPRDARGSFCGTEEQWQPPPHVEPPPTPACDPGKLRLFEDAEDWQPRTGTSQSRSFRKLARLTGTDGLEDREDELVRKPRSPHVSFCGTEEPRQPPQPVEAPPTPACDPGKLRLFEDAEDWQPRTGTSQSRSFRKLARLTGTDGLEDDDVFIKKPSQVSVPDPSLGAAMKTEPGLAPRTPAATPGPTSRPPWAVDPSFAERYAPDKTSTVLSKHSQPATPTPMQNRSSIVQAAQQAPEGPGRTPLCYKCNKIIRGRYLVALGHYYHPEEFTCCQCRKVLDEGGFFEEKGSIFCPKCYDSRYAPSCAKCKKKITGEVMHALKMTWHVQCFTCAACKTPIRNRAFYMEEGQPYCERDYEKMFGTKCRGCDFKIDAGDRFLEALGFSWHDTCFVCAICQTNLEGKTFYSKKDKPLCKSHAFSHV, encoded by the exons ATGGGCGAGATGGAGTCCTATAAGGTGATGCTGAATGGGCCGGCGCCCTGGGGGTTCcggctgcagggagggaaggacTTCAGCATGCCGCTCTCCATCTCCAGG ctgaCTCCAGGTGGGAAGGCCGCCCAGGCCGGCGTGGGAGTGGGCGATTGGGTGCTGTACATTGACGGGGAGAGCACCAGCGCCATGACACACATCGAGGCCCAGAACAGGATCCGTGCCTGCGGGGACAGGCTCTGCCTCACCCTGAGCAG AGCCCAGAACCACCTGGGGAAGCCGCAGAAG GACTCACTCCCCTGCTCTGAGCCCCCGAAATATAACTTCGCTCCCAGCACCGCCCTCAACAAAACAGCTCGGCCCTTCGGGGCCAGCTCGCCTCCGAACCCACGGCCCGGGCTGGTGACGAAACCCGTGACGTACGTGCCCCTGGCGCCCGCCTGCACCCCCCAGCACAATGG GAAACCACAGGAGCACCCCAGTTCCCCCAAATATGACCCCAGCAAGCTGCATCTGATCGAGGACTCTGAGGACTGGCAGCCCCGCAACACCAGCACCCAGTCCCGCTCCTTCCTCAAACTGGCCCAGCTGACGGGCACAGACAGCT TTGAGGACCGTGAGGATGAGCTGGTTAGGAAGCCCAG GGGTCCACGTGTGTCATTTTGGGGTACAGAGGAGGAGTG GCAATCCATGCACCCCCCTGGTACCCCCGCATGTGACCCGGGCAAGCTGCGGCTGATGGAGGACGCTGAGGACTGGCAGCCTCGCACCGGCACCTCCCAGTCCCGCTCCTTCCGCAAACTGGCCCGGCTGACGGGCACTGATGGCC TTGAGGACCATGAGGACGAGCTGGTTAAAAAGCCCAG GGATGCCCGTGGGTCGTTCTGTGGTACAGAGGAGCAGTG GCAGCCTCCGCCCCATGTGGAGCCCCCCCCCACGCCCGCGTGTGACCCGGGCAAGCTGCGTCTGTTTGAGGACGCTGAGGACTGGCAGCCCCGCACCGGCACCTCCCAGTCCCGCTCCTTCCGCAAACTGGCCCGGCTGACGGGCACTGATGGCC TTGAGGACCGCGAGGACGAACTGGTTAGGAAGCCCAG AAGTCCCCATGTGTCGTTCTGTGGTACGGAGGAGCCGCG GCAGCCCCCGCAGCCCGTGGAggccccccccacccccgcgTGTGACCCGGGCAAGCTGCGTCTGTTTGAGGATGCTGAGGACTGGCAGCCCCGCACCGGCACCTCCCAGTCCCGCTCCTTCCGCAAACTGGCCCGGCTGACGGGCACCGACGGCC TGGAAGATGatgatgtatttattaaaaagccCAG CCAGGTCTCCGTGCCGGACCCATCCCTGGGAGCAGCAATGAAGACAGAACCAGGATTGg CCCCCAGGACCCCCGCTGCCACCCCTGGCCCTACCAGCCGCCCACCCTGGGCTGTGGACCCCTCTTTTGCTGAGCGCTATGCCCCAGACAAGACGAGCACGGTGCTGAGCAAGCACAGCCAGCCGGCCACACCGACCCCCATGCAGAACCGCAGCTCCATCgtgcaggcagcccagcaggcgCCAGAGGGCCCTGGCCGCACACCCCTCTGCTACAAGTGCAACAAGATCATCAG GGGACGCTAcctggtggcactgggacatTATTACCACCCCGAGGAGTTCACCTGCTGCCAGTGCAGGAAGGTGCTGGATGAGGGCGGTTTCTTTGAGGAAAAGGGCTCCATCTTCTGCCCCAAGTGCTATGACTCGCGCTATGCGCCCAGCTGTGCCAAGTGCAAGAAGAAGATCACCGGG GAGGTCATGCATGCGCTGAAGATGACCTGGCACGTGCAGTGCTTCACCTGCGCAGCCTGCAAAACTCCCATCCGCAACCGTGCCTTCTACATGGAGGAGGGACAGCCCTACTGCGAGAGAG ACTATGAGAAGATGTTTGGTACCAAATGCCGTGGCTGTGATTTCAAGATCGATGCTGGGGACCGGTTCCTGGAGGCTCTGGGCTTCAGCTGGCATGACACTTGCTTCGTCTGTGCG ATCTGCCAGACCAATCTGGAAGGGAAGACATTCTACTCCAAGAAGGACAAGCCGCTGTGCAAGAGCCACGCTTTCTCTCACGTGTGA
- the PDLIM7 gene encoding PDZ and LIM domain protein 7 isoform X4 — MGEMESYKVMLNGPAPWGFRLQGGKDFSMPLSISRLTPGGKAAQAGVGVGDWVLYIDGESTSAMTHIEAQNRIRACGDRLCLTLSRAQNHLGKPQKDSLPCSEPPKYNFAPSTALNKTARPFGASSPPNPRPGLVTKPVTYVPLAPACTPQHNGKPQEHPSSPKYDPSKLHLIEDSEDWQPRNTSTQSRSFLKLAQLTGTDSFEDREDELVRKPRGPRVSFWGTEEEWQSMHPPGTPACDPGKLRLMEDAEDWQPRTGTSQSRSFRKLARLTGTDGLEDHEDELVRKPRDARGSFCGTEEQRQPPQPVEAPPTPACDPGKLRLMEDAEDWQPRTSTSQSRSFRKLARLTGTDGLEDREDELVRKPRSPHVSFCGTEEPRQPPQPVEAPPTPACDPGKLRLFEDAEDWQPRTGTSQSRSFRKLARLTGTDGLEDDDVFIKKPSQVSVPDPSLGAAMKTEPGLAPRTPAATPGPTSRPPWAVDPSFAERYAPDKTSTVLSKHSQPATPTPMQNRSSIVQAAQQAPEGPGRTPLCYKCNKIIRGRYLVALGHYYHPEEFTCCQCRKVLDEGGFFEEKGSIFCPKCYDSRYAPSCAKCKKKITGEVMHALKMTWHVQCFTCAACKTPIRNRAFYMEEGQPYCERDYEKMFGTKCRGCDFKIDAGDRFLEALGFSWHDTCFVCAICQTNLEGKTFYSKKDKPLCKSHAFSHV, encoded by the exons ATGGGCGAGATGGAGTCCTATAAGGTGATGCTGAATGGGCCGGCGCCCTGGGGGTTCcggctgcagggagggaaggacTTCAGCATGCCGCTCTCCATCTCCAGG ctgaCTCCAGGTGGGAAGGCCGCCCAGGCCGGCGTGGGAGTGGGCGATTGGGTGCTGTACATTGACGGGGAGAGCACCAGCGCCATGACACACATCGAGGCCCAGAACAGGATCCGTGCCTGCGGGGACAGGCTCTGCCTCACCCTGAGCAG AGCCCAGAACCACCTGGGGAAGCCGCAGAAG GACTCACTCCCCTGCTCTGAGCCCCCGAAATATAACTTCGCTCCCAGCACCGCCCTCAACAAAACAGCTCGGCCCTTCGGGGCCAGCTCGCCTCCGAACCCACGGCCCGGGCTGGTGACGAAACCCGTGACGTACGTGCCCCTGGCGCCCGCCTGCACCCCCCAGCACAATGG GAAACCACAGGAGCACCCCAGTTCCCCCAAATATGACCCCAGCAAGCTGCATCTGATCGAGGACTCTGAGGACTGGCAGCCCCGCAACACCAGCACCCAGTCCCGCTCCTTCCTCAAACTGGCCCAGCTGACGGGCACAGACAGCT TTGAGGACCGTGAGGATGAGCTGGTTAGGAAGCCCAG GGGTCCACGTGTGTCATTTTGGGGTACAGAGGAGGAGTG GCAATCCATGCACCCCCCTGGTACCCCCGCATGTGACCCGGGCAAGCTGCGGCTGATGGAGGACGCTGAGGACTGGCAGCCTCGCACCGGCACCTCCCAGTCCCGCTCCTTCCGCAAACTGGCCCGGCTGACGGGCACTGATGGCC TTGAGGACCATGAGGACGAGCTGGTTAGGAAGCCCAG AGATGCCCGCGGGTCGTTCTGTGGTACAGAGGAGCAGCG GCAGCCCCCGCAGCCCGTGGAAGCCCCCCCTACCCCTGCGTGTGACCCGGGCAAGCTGCGGCTGATGGAGGACGCTGAGGACTGGCAGCCTCGCACCAGCACCTCCCAGTCCCGCTCCTTCCGCAAACTGGCCCGGCTGACGGGCACTGATGGCC TTGAGGACCGCGAGGACGAACTGGTTAGGAAGCCCAG AAGTCCCCATGTGTCGTTCTGTGGTACGGAGGAGCCGCG GCAGCCCCCGCAGCCCGTGGAggccccccccacccccgcgTGTGACCCGGGCAAGCTGCGTCTGTTTGAGGATGCTGAGGACTGGCAGCCCCGCACCGGCACCTCCCAGTCCCGCTCCTTCCGCAAACTGGCCCGGCTGACGGGCACCGACGGCC TGGAAGATGatgatgtatttattaaaaagccCAG CCAGGTCTCCGTGCCGGACCCATCCCTGGGAGCAGCAATGAAGACAGAACCAGGATTGg CCCCCAGGACCCCCGCTGCCACCCCTGGCCCTACCAGCCGCCCACCCTGGGCTGTGGACCCCTCTTTTGCTGAGCGCTATGCCCCAGACAAGACGAGCACGGTGCTGAGCAAGCACAGCCAGCCGGCCACACCGACCCCCATGCAGAACCGCAGCTCCATCgtgcaggcagcccagcaggcgCCAGAGGGCCCTGGCCGCACACCCCTCTGCTACAAGTGCAACAAGATCATCAG GGGACGCTAcctggtggcactgggacatTATTACCACCCCGAGGAGTTCACCTGCTGCCAGTGCAGGAAGGTGCTGGATGAGGGCGGTTTCTTTGAGGAAAAGGGCTCCATCTTCTGCCCCAAGTGCTATGACTCGCGCTATGCGCCCAGCTGTGCCAAGTGCAAGAAGAAGATCACCGGG GAGGTCATGCATGCGCTGAAGATGACCTGGCACGTGCAGTGCTTCACCTGCGCAGCCTGCAAAACTCCCATCCGCAACCGTGCCTTCTACATGGAGGAGGGACAGCCCTACTGCGAGAGAG ACTATGAGAAGATGTTTGGTACCAAATGCCGTGGCTGTGATTTCAAGATCGATGCTGGGGACCGGTTCCTGGAGGCTCTGGGCTTCAGCTGGCATGACACTTGCTTCGTCTGTGCG ATCTGCCAGACCAATCTGGAAGGGAAGACATTCTACTCCAAGAAGGACAAGCCGCTGTGCAAGAGCCACGCTTTCTCTCACGTGTGA
- the PDLIM7 gene encoding PDZ and LIM domain protein 7 isoform X1, producing the protein MGEMESYKVMLNGPAPWGFRLQGGKDFSMPLSISRLTPGGKAAQAGVGVGDWVLYIDGESTSAMTHIEAQNRIRACGDRLCLTLSRAQNHLGKPQKDSLPCSEPPKYNFAPSTALNKTARPFGASSPPNPRPGLVTKPVTYVPLAPACTPQHNGKPQEHPSSPKYDPSKLHLIEDSEDWQPRNTSTQSRSFLKLAQLTGTDSFEDREDELVRKPRGPRVSFWGTEEEWQSMHPPGTPACDPGKLRLMEDAEDWQPRTGTSQSRSFRKLARLTGTDGLEDHEDELVRKPRDARGSFCGTEEQRQPPQPVEAPPTPACDPGKLRLMEDAEDWQPRTSTSQSRSFRKLARLTGTDGLEDHEDELVKKPRDARGSFCGTEEQWQPPPHVEPPPTPACDPGKLRLFEDAEDWQPRTGTSQSRSFRKLARLTGTDGLEDREDELVRKPRSPHVSFCGTEEPRQPPQPVEAPPTPACDPGKLRLFEDAEDWQPRTGTSQSRSFRKLARLTGTDGLEDDDVFIKKPSQVSVPDPSLGAAMKTEPGLAPRTPAATPGPTSRPPWAVDPSFAERYAPDKTSTVLSKHSQPATPTPMQNRSSIVQAAQQAPEGPGRTPLCYKCNKIIRGRYLVALGHYYHPEEFTCCQCRKVLDEGGFFEEKGSIFCPKCYDSRYAPSCAKCKKKITGEVMHALKMTWHVQCFTCAACKTPIRNRAFYMEEGQPYCERDYEKMFGTKCRGCDFKIDAGDRFLEALGFSWHDTCFVCAICQTNLEGKTFYSKKDKPLCKSHAFSHV; encoded by the exons ATGGGCGAGATGGAGTCCTATAAGGTGATGCTGAATGGGCCGGCGCCCTGGGGGTTCcggctgcagggagggaaggacTTCAGCATGCCGCTCTCCATCTCCAGG ctgaCTCCAGGTGGGAAGGCCGCCCAGGCCGGCGTGGGAGTGGGCGATTGGGTGCTGTACATTGACGGGGAGAGCACCAGCGCCATGACACACATCGAGGCCCAGAACAGGATCCGTGCCTGCGGGGACAGGCTCTGCCTCACCCTGAGCAG AGCCCAGAACCACCTGGGGAAGCCGCAGAAG GACTCACTCCCCTGCTCTGAGCCCCCGAAATATAACTTCGCTCCCAGCACCGCCCTCAACAAAACAGCTCGGCCCTTCGGGGCCAGCTCGCCTCCGAACCCACGGCCCGGGCTGGTGACGAAACCCGTGACGTACGTGCCCCTGGCGCCCGCCTGCACCCCCCAGCACAATGG GAAACCACAGGAGCACCCCAGTTCCCCCAAATATGACCCCAGCAAGCTGCATCTGATCGAGGACTCTGAGGACTGGCAGCCCCGCAACACCAGCACCCAGTCCCGCTCCTTCCTCAAACTGGCCCAGCTGACGGGCACAGACAGCT TTGAGGACCGTGAGGATGAGCTGGTTAGGAAGCCCAG GGGTCCACGTGTGTCATTTTGGGGTACAGAGGAGGAGTG GCAATCCATGCACCCCCCTGGTACCCCCGCATGTGACCCGGGCAAGCTGCGGCTGATGGAGGACGCTGAGGACTGGCAGCCTCGCACCGGCACCTCCCAGTCCCGCTCCTTCCGCAAACTGGCCCGGCTGACGGGCACTGATGGCC TTGAGGACCATGAGGACGAGCTGGTTAGGAAGCCCAG AGATGCCCGCGGGTCGTTCTGTGGTACAGAGGAGCAGCG GCAGCCCCCGCAGCCCGTGGAAGCCCCCCCTACCCCTGCGTGTGACCCGGGCAAGCTGCGGCTGATGGAGGACGCTGAGGACTGGCAGCCTCGCACCAGCACCTCCCAGTCCCGCTCCTTCCGCAAACTGGCCCGGCTGACGGGCACTGATGGCC TTGAGGACCATGAGGACGAGCTGGTTAAAAAGCCCAG GGATGCCCGTGGGTCGTTCTGTGGTACAGAGGAGCAGTG GCAGCCTCCGCCCCATGTGGAGCCCCCCCCCACGCCCGCGTGTGACCCGGGCAAGCTGCGTCTGTTTGAGGACGCTGAGGACTGGCAGCCCCGCACCGGCACCTCCCAGTCCCGCTCCTTCCGCAAACTGGCCCGGCTGACGGGCACTGATGGCC TTGAGGACCGCGAGGACGAACTGGTTAGGAAGCCCAG AAGTCCCCATGTGTCGTTCTGTGGTACGGAGGAGCCGCG GCAGCCCCCGCAGCCCGTGGAggccccccccacccccgcgTGTGACCCGGGCAAGCTGCGTCTGTTTGAGGATGCTGAGGACTGGCAGCCCCGCACCGGCACCTCCCAGTCCCGCTCCTTCCGCAAACTGGCCCGGCTGACGGGCACCGACGGCC TGGAAGATGatgatgtatttattaaaaagccCAG CCAGGTCTCCGTGCCGGACCCATCCCTGGGAGCAGCAATGAAGACAGAACCAGGATTGg CCCCCAGGACCCCCGCTGCCACCCCTGGCCCTACCAGCCGCCCACCCTGGGCTGTGGACCCCTCTTTTGCTGAGCGCTATGCCCCAGACAAGACGAGCACGGTGCTGAGCAAGCACAGCCAGCCGGCCACACCGACCCCCATGCAGAACCGCAGCTCCATCgtgcaggcagcccagcaggcgCCAGAGGGCCCTGGCCGCACACCCCTCTGCTACAAGTGCAACAAGATCATCAG GGGACGCTAcctggtggcactgggacatTATTACCACCCCGAGGAGTTCACCTGCTGCCAGTGCAGGAAGGTGCTGGATGAGGGCGGTTTCTTTGAGGAAAAGGGCTCCATCTTCTGCCCCAAGTGCTATGACTCGCGCTATGCGCCCAGCTGTGCCAAGTGCAAGAAGAAGATCACCGGG GAGGTCATGCATGCGCTGAAGATGACCTGGCACGTGCAGTGCTTCACCTGCGCAGCCTGCAAAACTCCCATCCGCAACCGTGCCTTCTACATGGAGGAGGGACAGCCCTACTGCGAGAGAG ACTATGAGAAGATGTTTGGTACCAAATGCCGTGGCTGTGATTTCAAGATCGATGCTGGGGACCGGTTCCTGGAGGCTCTGGGCTTCAGCTGGCATGACACTTGCTTCGTCTGTGCG ATCTGCCAGACCAATCTGGAAGGGAAGACATTCTACTCCAAGAAGGACAAGCCGCTGTGCAAGAGCCACGCTTTCTCTCACGTGTGA
- the PDLIM7 gene encoding PDZ and LIM domain protein 7 isoform X7 — protein sequence MGEMESYKVMLNGPAPWGFRLQGGKDFSMPLSISRLTPGGKAAQAGVGVGDWVLYIDGESTSAMTHIEAQNRIRACGDRLCLTLSRAQNHLGKPQKDSLPCSEPPKYNFAPSTALNKTARPFGASSPPNPRPGLVTKPVTYVPLAPACTPQHNGKPQEHPSSPKYDPSKLHLIEDSEDWQPRNTSTQSRSFLKLAQLTGTDSFEDREDELVRKPRGPRVSFWGTEEEWQSMHPPGTPACDPGKLRLMEDAEDWQPRTGTSQSRSFRKLARLTGTDGLEDREDELVRKPSQVSVPDPSLGAAMKTEPGLAPRTPAATPGPTSRPPWAVDPSFAERYAPDKTSTVLSKHSQPATPTPMQNRSSIVQAAQQAPEGPGRTPLCYKCNKIIRGRYLVALGHYYHPEEFTCCQCRKVLDEGGFFEEKGSIFCPKCYDSRYAPSCAKCKKKITGEVMHALKMTWHVQCFTCAACKTPIRNRAFYMEEGQPYCERDYEKMFGTKCRGCDFKIDAGDRFLEALGFSWHDTCFVCAICQTNLEGKTFYSKKDKPLCKSHAFSHV from the exons ATGGGCGAGATGGAGTCCTATAAGGTGATGCTGAATGGGCCGGCGCCCTGGGGGTTCcggctgcagggagggaaggacTTCAGCATGCCGCTCTCCATCTCCAGG ctgaCTCCAGGTGGGAAGGCCGCCCAGGCCGGCGTGGGAGTGGGCGATTGGGTGCTGTACATTGACGGGGAGAGCACCAGCGCCATGACACACATCGAGGCCCAGAACAGGATCCGTGCCTGCGGGGACAGGCTCTGCCTCACCCTGAGCAG AGCCCAGAACCACCTGGGGAAGCCGCAGAAG GACTCACTCCCCTGCTCTGAGCCCCCGAAATATAACTTCGCTCCCAGCACCGCCCTCAACAAAACAGCTCGGCCCTTCGGGGCCAGCTCGCCTCCGAACCCACGGCCCGGGCTGGTGACGAAACCCGTGACGTACGTGCCCCTGGCGCCCGCCTGCACCCCCCAGCACAATGG GAAACCACAGGAGCACCCCAGTTCCCCCAAATATGACCCCAGCAAGCTGCATCTGATCGAGGACTCTGAGGACTGGCAGCCCCGCAACACCAGCACCCAGTCCCGCTCCTTCCTCAAACTGGCCCAGCTGACGGGCACAGACAGCT TTGAGGACCGTGAGGATGAGCTGGTTAGGAAGCCCAG GGGTCCACGTGTGTCATTTTGGGGTACAGAGGAGGAGTG GCAATCCATGCACCCCCCTGGTACCCCCGCATGTGACCCGGGCAAGCTGCGGCTGATGGAGGACGCTGAGGACTGGCAGCCTCGCACCGGCACCTCCCAGTCCCGCTCCTTCCGCAAACTGGCCCGGCTGACGGGCACTGATGGCC TTGAGGACCGCGAGGACGAACTGGTTAGGAAGCCCAG CCAGGTCTCCGTGCCGGACCCATCCCTGGGAGCAGCAATGAAGACAGAACCAGGATTGg CCCCCAGGACCCCCGCTGCCACCCCTGGCCCTACCAGCCGCCCACCCTGGGCTGTGGACCCCTCTTTTGCTGAGCGCTATGCCCCAGACAAGACGAGCACGGTGCTGAGCAAGCACAGCCAGCCGGCCACACCGACCCCCATGCAGAACCGCAGCTCCATCgtgcaggcagcccagcaggcgCCAGAGGGCCCTGGCCGCACACCCCTCTGCTACAAGTGCAACAAGATCATCAG GGGACGCTAcctggtggcactgggacatTATTACCACCCCGAGGAGTTCACCTGCTGCCAGTGCAGGAAGGTGCTGGATGAGGGCGGTTTCTTTGAGGAAAAGGGCTCCATCTTCTGCCCCAAGTGCTATGACTCGCGCTATGCGCCCAGCTGTGCCAAGTGCAAGAAGAAGATCACCGGG GAGGTCATGCATGCGCTGAAGATGACCTGGCACGTGCAGTGCTTCACCTGCGCAGCCTGCAAAACTCCCATCCGCAACCGTGCCTTCTACATGGAGGAGGGACAGCCCTACTGCGAGAGAG ACTATGAGAAGATGTTTGGTACCAAATGCCGTGGCTGTGATTTCAAGATCGATGCTGGGGACCGGTTCCTGGAGGCTCTGGGCTTCAGCTGGCATGACACTTGCTTCGTCTGTGCG ATCTGCCAGACCAATCTGGAAGGGAAGACATTCTACTCCAAGAAGGACAAGCCGCTGTGCAAGAGCCACGCTTTCTCTCACGTGTGA
- the PDLIM7 gene encoding PDZ and LIM domain protein 7 isoform X6: protein MGEMESYKVMLNGPAPWGFRLQGGKDFSMPLSISRLTPGGKAAQAGVGVGDWVLYIDGESTSAMTHIEAQNRIRACGDRLCLTLSRAQNHLGKPQKDSLPCSEPPKYNFAPSTALNKTARPFGASSPPNPRPGLVTKPVTYVPLAPACTPQHNGKPQEHPSSPKYDPSKLHLIEDSEDWQPRNTSTQSRSFLKLAQLTGTDSFEDREDELVRKPRGPRVSFWGTEEEWQSMHPPGTPACDPGKLRLMEDAEDWQPRTGTSQSRSFRKLARLTGTDGLEDREDELVRKPRSPHVSFCGTEEPRQPPQPVEAPPTPACDPGKLRLFEDAEDWQPRTGTSQSRSFRKLARLTGTDGLEDDDVFIKKPSQVSVPDPSLGAAMKTEPGLAPRTPAATPGPTSRPPWAVDPSFAERYAPDKTSTVLSKHSQPATPTPMQNRSSIVQAAQQAPEGPGRTPLCYKCNKIIRGRYLVALGHYYHPEEFTCCQCRKVLDEGGFFEEKGSIFCPKCYDSRYAPSCAKCKKKITGEVMHALKMTWHVQCFTCAACKTPIRNRAFYMEEGQPYCERDYEKMFGTKCRGCDFKIDAGDRFLEALGFSWHDTCFVCAICQTNLEGKTFYSKKDKPLCKSHAFSHV from the exons ATGGGCGAGATGGAGTCCTATAAGGTGATGCTGAATGGGCCGGCGCCCTGGGGGTTCcggctgcagggagggaaggacTTCAGCATGCCGCTCTCCATCTCCAGG ctgaCTCCAGGTGGGAAGGCCGCCCAGGCCGGCGTGGGAGTGGGCGATTGGGTGCTGTACATTGACGGGGAGAGCACCAGCGCCATGACACACATCGAGGCCCAGAACAGGATCCGTGCCTGCGGGGACAGGCTCTGCCTCACCCTGAGCAG AGCCCAGAACCACCTGGGGAAGCCGCAGAAG GACTCACTCCCCTGCTCTGAGCCCCCGAAATATAACTTCGCTCCCAGCACCGCCCTCAACAAAACAGCTCGGCCCTTCGGGGCCAGCTCGCCTCCGAACCCACGGCCCGGGCTGGTGACGAAACCCGTGACGTACGTGCCCCTGGCGCCCGCCTGCACCCCCCAGCACAATGG GAAACCACAGGAGCACCCCAGTTCCCCCAAATATGACCCCAGCAAGCTGCATCTGATCGAGGACTCTGAGGACTGGCAGCCCCGCAACACCAGCACCCAGTCCCGCTCCTTCCTCAAACTGGCCCAGCTGACGGGCACAGACAGCT TTGAGGACCGTGAGGATGAGCTGGTTAGGAAGCCCAG GGGTCCACGTGTGTCATTTTGGGGTACAGAGGAGGAGTG GCAATCCATGCACCCCCCTGGTACCCCCGCATGTGACCCGGGCAAGCTGCGGCTGATGGAGGACGCTGAGGACTGGCAGCCTCGCACCGGCACCTCCCAGTCCCGCTCCTTCCGCAAACTGGCCCGGCTGACGGGCACTGATGGCC TTGAGGACCGCGAGGACGAACTGGTTAGGAAGCCCAG AAGTCCCCATGTGTCGTTCTGTGGTACGGAGGAGCCGCG GCAGCCCCCGCAGCCCGTGGAggccccccccacccccgcgTGTGACCCGGGCAAGCTGCGTCTGTTTGAGGATGCTGAGGACTGGCAGCCCCGCACCGGCACCTCCCAGTCCCGCTCCTTCCGCAAACTGGCCCGGCTGACGGGCACCGACGGCC TGGAAGATGatgatgtatttattaaaaagccCAG CCAGGTCTCCGTGCCGGACCCATCCCTGGGAGCAGCAATGAAGACAGAACCAGGATTGg CCCCCAGGACCCCCGCTGCCACCCCTGGCCCTACCAGCCGCCCACCCTGGGCTGTGGACCCCTCTTTTGCTGAGCGCTATGCCCCAGACAAGACGAGCACGGTGCTGAGCAAGCACAGCCAGCCGGCCACACCGACCCCCATGCAGAACCGCAGCTCCATCgtgcaggcagcccagcaggcgCCAGAGGGCCCTGGCCGCACACCCCTCTGCTACAAGTGCAACAAGATCATCAG GGGACGCTAcctggtggcactgggacatTATTACCACCCCGAGGAGTTCACCTGCTGCCAGTGCAGGAAGGTGCTGGATGAGGGCGGTTTCTTTGAGGAAAAGGGCTCCATCTTCTGCCCCAAGTGCTATGACTCGCGCTATGCGCCCAGCTGTGCCAAGTGCAAGAAGAAGATCACCGGG GAGGTCATGCATGCGCTGAAGATGACCTGGCACGTGCAGTGCTTCACCTGCGCAGCCTGCAAAACTCCCATCCGCAACCGTGCCTTCTACATGGAGGAGGGACAGCCCTACTGCGAGAGAG ACTATGAGAAGATGTTTGGTACCAAATGCCGTGGCTGTGATTTCAAGATCGATGCTGGGGACCGGTTCCTGGAGGCTCTGGGCTTCAGCTGGCATGACACTTGCTTCGTCTGTGCG ATCTGCCAGACCAATCTGGAAGGGAAGACATTCTACTCCAAGAAGGACAAGCCGCTGTGCAAGAGCCACGCTTTCTCTCACGTGTGA